Sequence from the Candidatus Abyssobacteria bacterium SURF_5 genome:
GAGTTACCGGCCCGACGTGGGCGAGGAAATCGATCTAATCGAAGAGGTTGCGCGCGTCTACGGATATGAAAACATTATTGCGACGTATCCCGAGGACAGGGCGCTCATGACGCGAGGACTGCCGGCAAAGTCGGCCGAAGAGGAAGTGAAAGCCCTGTTGAAGGGATGCGGTTTCACCGAGATCATCACGTTCAGCTTCGGGGACCCGGAAGAGATGAAGGATTTTTCGGGCGACGGCTATCCGGCTGCGCCGATCCGAATGAGGAATCCGCTGGCCGAGGACGAAAGCGTTTTGCGGACAACCCTTATGCCCGGACTGCTCGGAACAATCCGCAGCAATATCAATATCGGGAGGAAAAACCTGAAACTCTTCGAGGTCGGCAAGATTTTCTGGCCGGCTCCCGGAGAAACGCTGCCGGATGAACACGTGTCCGCCTGCGGCGCGGCGACCGGGCTGAGGAACTCTCTCCACTGGAAAGAGCAGCCTGCCGAGGTCGATTTCTTCGACTTGAAAGGCGTAGTTGAGACGTTGCTCGATTCTCTCGGTTTCGACGCGAGAGCTGTCAAATCTGCAAGACCCGGATTTCATCCGGGCAAATGCGCCGATATCGAAGTGGCGGGAAAAACGGTCGGCCGGGTGGGAGAGATTCACCCCGATATCATTCAGAAATATGAATTAAAACAAAAGACCTTCCTTTTCGAATTGGACCTTTCAACGCTTCTCTCGTGCCCGAAAACGGAAAAGGAATACCTGAGCGTTTCCCGCTTCCCGTACTCCGATCGCGATATGGCTGTCGTGGTCGATGAGAACATCGAAGCAGCCAAGCTGGTTTCCGCCATCACAGAGGCCGGAGAAGAGATCTTGAGGCGGGTGCTCCTGTTCGACGTCTATCGAGGTGCGCAAGTGGAAAGCGGAAAGAAAAGCCTCGCTTTCAGCCTCAGGTTCCAAAGCGTTCAGCGAACACTGACCGATGAGGAAATCACCGCCGCGTTCAATAAAATCGTCCAGTCCGTCCAAACGCGCTTCGGCGCCCAATTGAGAAAGTAATGAAATGGACGAGAAGCTGGCCAGACTCGAAGAACAGATGAAGCGCTTGGTCAGCAGCTTCCGCGACGCCTGCGAGAAAAACGAGCACCTCCGGCGCCAGAACGAACGCCTGCTGAATGAGCTCCTGGAGAAAACGCGGCAGATGGAAGTGCTCGAAGAGCGCGGCGAACTGCTGCTTGAAGCGCAGGCGGAAAAGAAAAAGCTCGAAGCGCAGCGCGAACAGATCCGAAAAGAAATCAACGCCCTGCTCGAGCGAGTGCGTGCGCTGAAGGGCGAACAACACAGATAGACAAGATGGGGACGGAAAATCTTCCCCCAGTTGTGCAGACGTCTTGAAAAAACTGTACGGTCTCTGTTGTCTTTAAGTTCTCCTTTGGTTTTCGAAAGGCGAAGACGATCATGAACCGACCCGCCGCCGTGACGGTCACCGTTCTCGGGACCGAGCTCAGTTTCAGAACCGAAGACCCCGAGTACATCAAACAGTTAGCCGCTTTTGTTGAAAACGAAATCCGCACAGTCGTGGATTCCGGAAAAATATCATCACAGACCAAGGCGGTTATCCTCGCGGCCTTTACCATGGCCGATGAATTGTTTCGGCTGCGCAAGGAAAAGGAACAGGTCTCCAAGCGAATCGAATCGATGCTTGAGATGGCATCAAATATGCACTGGGAGACTCCGGCGGCGCCGCCACATCCGGCCACGGAAATCTGAGGAACACGGGAGCGATTCCACTCCGGAATCTCTTGCCGTCGCCAATTCGTTCGTACGGAATTTCGCTTTTCTTGCACCGAAATGTTCAAACAAGACTTATTCGCTTCAACCAGTGCAGGGAGAAACATGATCGAGATCGCCGACCGCATCTACTTCATCGAGTCCGAAAACAGAGGGCGCTATCCGAACTCGCACTCGCTGTTTGTCGATGACGATTTGGGTATGGTTATCGACCCGGCCTGCCGCGAAGAATTGATGCTTGAACTGGCTGCGAGTCATAAGACGAGTATCATCCTCAACACTCACTACCACGAAGACCACAGGATCTACAATTACTGCTTCACCCGCGCACAGCTTTACACACATGAGCTCGATGCCCGCGGCTACGGCTCAATCGAGGACTTCATGCAGGATTTCTCGGTTGTCAACAGCGATACGCTCAAGAACTTCTGGCGCGATTTTCTGCTCGACAACTGCAAATACCGCCCCTATACAGTCGCTCAGACTTTTTCCGACGGCTTCCAGATCGACCTCGGACATACCGTTGTCAAAACGATTCATACCCCCGGCCACTCCGCAGGCCACAGTTGCTTTTATTTCCCCAAGGAACAGGTGCTGTACCTGGGCGATATCGACCTCACCTCCTTCGGGCCATGGTACGCCAGCCGGAATTCCGATATCGACGCCTGGCTGACCTCGATCGAGCGCGTCCGCCGGTTGAAACCTAAAATCGTGGTTACCTCGCATGGCGACGGCCTGGTGACTGAGAACCTCGACGCCCGAATCCAGACGTATGCTAATACAATTCATCAGCGCGATAACCGCATCCTCGAGTTCCTGCAGCGCCCCCGCACAAAAGAGGAGATTCTGGACCTCGAAATCGTCTACCGGCGCAATCATAAATCACCCGACTCTTTCTTCTACTGGGATGACCGTATGATGATAGAAATGCACATTTTTCGGCTGGAACGGCAGGGTCGATTGAAAAGACTTGACAGAAATTATGTTATAGGATAAAATGTTCACTGATAACCTATATCCTGAGGCGGGGCTTCTTTCCTCGGTTACTCTCGGCAATTTTCTTGACATCGAATCAAAAAGGAAGTAAAATGTCTCATAAAAGGGGAGGGACGTAAAGTTTGGCCGCTGGTCGGTAGCAAAGAGGTACTTGATTTTTTGATGTAATTACTTGCAGATACGCCACTTATAACCGGAGAATGTTTTCAGTCCCGCTGTCTAAGCACCCTCGCATGGAACAGCGGATCGATCCGGACCCGGCGGACACATGGGACCGGGTAATCAGGGAGAAGGAGTAGGAGCGGTGAACAGGCGTTGCGTAGTGACAGGACTGGGCGTGGTTTCATCGGTGGGGATCGGCAAGGAAGCGTTTTGGGATTCACTCGTTCATGGACGTTCGGGCGTTTCCTATATTACGCGCTTCGATACATCAAAACTGCCGGTTCATCATGGCGGCGAAGTAAAGAACTTCAATCCCACAGACTATATGGACGAACTCCGGGCGCAAATGTCCGGCCGTTACGTTCATTTTGCCGTTGCGGGCACAAAATTGGCGCTCGAGGACGCCGGCATCGAGCCTGATATGTATGACCGGTCCAGAATGGTCATGTATGGCGGCTCGACCGCGCCGGCGGCTGATTCTATCGAGAGCCACCTTCGAATCGCAATCACCGACGACCCGTTCAATGCGCCCCCCTATGCGCTTGCCTCTATCGCAATGCATTCCGCCATAGGAGAAGCCGCCCAGACCGCAAATGTTTTCGATTCCTCGACCACAATCTCCACACACTGCACTTCCGGCCTGAACGCCATAGGGTTCGGACTCGATGAGATTCGCAAGGGTCGAAAGGATATTGTGGTGGCCGGCGCAACCGATTGTACGCTCACCTACTACGCTTTCATCAGCTATATCCTCGCGGGTCTGCTGGTGCCGGAGGAAGGGGTTCCACCCGAGAAGATCATGCGCCCGTATGACAAGAACCGTCGCGGCGGCGTGATGGCGGAGGGAGCGGGATTCCTCGTGCTTGAGGACCTGGAACATGCGCGCGCTCGCGGGGCTCACATTTACGGCGAAATCATTGGACACGGGTATAAAGATAAAATCAACCTGTCGAAGTCGACAATGCTGACAATGTCCAGCGCCATCAGGGCGGCGCTTGCCAACGCACGAGTAAGACCAACCGACGTGGACTACGTTCTGGCGAACGGCAATTCAACTATCGTGCAAGATAAGATGGAGACAAGGACCCTGAAGGAGGTATTCGGCGAGCACGCTTATCGATTGCCCGTGAGCGCCATAAAGTCAACGATTGGCATACCGAATTCAGCCATCGGTCCGATGCAGGTGATCGCTGCTTGCCTCGCGTTTGAATCCAACCTGATCCCTCCCACGATCAATTATGAAACCCCCGACCCCGAATGCGACCTCGACTACGTCCCAAATCACGCGCGGTTCAATCGGGTGAATATGGCGGTTGTCAATAATTATGGCATGGACGGCGCCTGCGCCGCCGTACTCGTTAAGAGATACGGCAACGGGGAGGCCGTCTCATTTGGCGGCAGAGACGGCGCATGCAAAAGTGACGGCGACAGCTGAATGGATCCGAAACCGATAAGCATTCTCGTTACTGCACTTTTCATTTTCATTCTCGGCACCTATGTCTTCGCCAAGAATTCCAAAAAGATCATTAATATCTCCTTCCTTGGCCTCGCCTATAGCTGCGGCCTGTGGGCGCTCGCGCTGTTCACCATCAGTATCGAAACCCGCTATGAGGTGTTGAAGTTTGCGGGCCATATGGCATTCGCCACCGGCGCGCTCCTCACCTGCAATTTCCTTCTGTTCGCGTATGTGTTCCCGGATAAAAGAGATGAATTCCCGCCGCTGCGAACACTGCTCATCATCTGTGCGCCGGGCGCTCTCATGGCGCTGCTCAGTTTTACGCCTTTTATCATGAAAGATATTGCGTACGAAGGCGAGAAGGTCAGGCCGGTATACGGGGCCGGCATCTACATATTGATGTTGTACCACGTCGCCTGCGCCTTCATCGGTTTTTTCCTGCTGGCGCGGAAATTCCTCAAAACGAAAGTCCGCTTTGAGAGGGTGCAACTGAAATACACCTTCTGGGGAACCCTGCTTTCGGCCATCGGAATCGTCACGTTTGCGCTGCTTCTGCCCATTGCCGGCGTCTCTCAGTATTCGGGTCCCTTGAGCGCAGTCTTTATCGTGATTGCCAGCGCAAGCCTATCATACGCCATCGTGCGGCACCGCCTGATGGATCTGGGCGTGGTTTTCAGAAATGTCCTCATCTATATCGGAACGGTCGCGGCGCTTGGCGCCGTTATGGGACTGGTGACTCTCTTCACCCCTGTCCTGCGCCTGCAGCTCGAAGCAGTTGCCTTCCTCTCGGTTCTGGCGGCTTCGCTCCTGGTGTATCCTGTGCGCAACGGCATCGAGACGCTCGTGGACAGGTTCTTCTTTCACGGCCGCTACAATTATCAGGCCGCCCTGACCGAGTTCAGCCATTCGATGACGAAAATCCTGGACCTCGAAGACCTGCAGAACCGGATCGTCCATGAGGTGGCCTCCATCCTGCAGGTAAAAAGCGCCACCATCTTGCTTCACGAGACGGGCGAGAAGAAATACACGGTGAGAGCCGCGATACCCATAGAACTTGCTGATGCTCACCATGAGATCGGCGCAGACAGCCTCATTATCCGGCAGATGATGCAGGATCACACGCTGCTCGTGAAAGAGGAAATGAAACGCTCGCTTCCGGTCTCCCGATTTCAGCCGATCGAGAGCGAGTTCGACCAGATACACGCAGAGGTGATCATCCCGCTGTTCTATCGCGAAGATCTGCTCGGACTGCTCACATTGGGCGAGAAAATCTCGTCCGATATCTACTCGGTCGAGGACATCAATCTGCTCGTCACGCTCGGCAATCAGGCCGCCGTCGCGCTGGAGAACGCACTGCTGCACCACACCGTCATCATGCTCAAGAATCACAACGACAACATCCTCAAGTACATGAGCAGCGGAGTCGTCGCCATCGACAAGAACCGGATGATCAACACCTGCAACGACAAAGCCAGGGAAATTCTGCGACTCCCCCAGGACGGCGTCATCCATGGCAAGATCGATCTGCTTCCGTCTCCCCTGCGCGAGATGCTTTCCGACACCCTCGCCGGCAAGAACCGGTACTCGAATCAGGAGGTGCAGATATTATCACCCAAAGGCTCGATCTGTTATCTGAGCGCAAGCACATCGCTGATCAAGGAAGAGAAGGGCGTCGTGACCGGCGCACTGCTGGTGGTAAACGACCTGACCGAGATCAGGATTCTTGAGGGCGAGATGTGGCGGGCAGACAAGCTGGCCTCTCTGGGCACACTTGCCGCCGGCATGGCGCACGAAATCAAGAACCCGCTCGTCTCCATCAAGACCTTCGCCCAGTTGCTGCCCACCCGCTTCGAAGATACGGAATTCCGCGAAAAATTCTCATCCATAACGGTTGACGAGGTCGAGCGAATAAATTCTCTGGTGGAAAAACTCCTCGAATTCGCGCGACCGACGGCGCCGCTTTTTGAGACGGCTGACATCATCGACCTCATCGAAGAGGTCCTGCTCCTGCTCAGCAACGAGACGTCGAAGGTGGGCGTGACGGTCGTCCGTAATTTTGACGTCGATTCCGCTCCCATCGTCTGCGATAAGAGCCAGTTTAAGCAGGCCCTGCTCAATTTGTGCCTGAACGCGCTGCAGGCGATCGAGGCGTCCCGCAACAATTCCCATAAGGAATTGCGCGTCAGCGTCTCGCTCAGGAAAAGCAGATACTCCGGCGGGACTTCCCGCGACCAGGTCTCGGAGATGTTCTACGGCCTGGACATACCGGCCACCATCGATGACGCCCAGACCGTTGTCATCAAGGTGCGTGATTCAGGACAGGGCATCAGTCGCAAGAACCTCGGCAGGATTTTCGATCCGTTCTTTACGACGAAAGAAAAAGGGCTGGGGCTGGGACTGGCCGTCGTTCACGGAATCATCAAGGAACACTCGGGCAGCATCACCGTAGACAGCAAAGAGAATGTGGGGACCGAGTTCACCATCTCGCTGCCGGTGACACAGATATTCGCGAAGGAGAGGGCATGATATGGATGTAGTCGTCATTGCATCAAATGAAAACAGCATTCAGGAATCTCTCCGGATGCTGCTCGGCGAACGATACATGGTTCTGGTGGCGCGCTCGCTCCCGCAGCTCATCAATATCGTAAACGATCACCCGGTTGATGTGGTCATTCTCGATGAGTTCCTTGGGGCGGAGAACTGCGCCTGGGCGTTCGACCAACTGCGCTCGGTTTCGCCCGAGATTACCTGCATCGTGCTGGCGCTCCAGACCATATCCGAGGCGGCCAGCGAGCTGCGCGCCAAAGGCGCATACGATATCGTGAGCAAACCCTTTGACCGCGAGGTCCTCCTGACCGTTATCTCGCGGGCGGTCGAAAGATCGCGCCTGATGGCGCGGCTGGCGGCGGCAAAACAACCCGTCCGCACCACCGAACCGCTCCCCTTCGACGCCGTCGAACCGTCGAGCGAGCGAAAGGAGATGCTCGATTCGCTGCGACGATTCCTGCGGGCCGTCACCGACGTGCTTGCGCCCGAGCGCCTGCATGCCCTCGTGCTCGATGCGGTCGTCGAGATGTTCTCGCTCAATAAGGCCGTCCTGCTCCTCTGGAACGAGGAAAAACAGCGGATGGTGATGAAGGCGGCGGTGGGCCTCCAGGTGACCGGCCTCGAAGGGTACGAGGCGCCGTGGAAAAGCCTGATGCAGTGGCTCCACCGGCACGACCAGATTCTCAATCTTGACGACCCGGCGCGGGAGGCCGAGCCGGGCGAGATGCTCGAAGTGCGGAAAGAAATGGCCCTGCTCCAAGGCCGCCTGTGCGTGCCGCTGACGGCAAAAGGAAAAATGAGCGGCGTGCTCGTGCTGGGCAGGAAGATAACCGGAAAACGCCTCTCGGACGTCGAGATCGAGTTCCTGTACCTGCTTTCCCAGCAGATCGCCGCAATCATCGAAAATGCCCGGCATCATCGCGCTGTCCTCGTACAGAAGGAACGATACAAAGACATCCTGCAGGGCGTTACTTCCGGCCTCATCGCGACCGATGCCGCCGGCAGGCTCCTTCTTCTGAATAAGGCGGCCGAGCAAATCCTGAAAGTAAAGGCGGCGGATGTCACCGGACATGACGTCCAGCGGATCGGCTCGATGTTCGCCGATATCGTCAATCGCACGTTGCGCGAAGGAAAATCGTTTTGCAGGCATGAGGTGACCGACCCGGCCACCAAAGCGCTCCTCGGCATCAGCACCTCGGTCTTGACCGACGACGCCGGGAAACCCGTCGGTGCGGTCGCGCTCTTCACCGATCTGTCCACCGTCAAGTCCCACGCCGGAATGGATGTCGATGAAGCATGGCAACGCTGCGCGCTGTGCATGGCGCAGGAGATCAAGAACCCGCTGGTCGCCATCCGGACCTTCACCCAATTGTTTCCACAGAATTATGCGGACGAAAAATTCCGAACAGAATTTGCTCAAATTGCGCTCAAGGAGATAGATAAGCTCGATGCCGTCGTCGAGAAACTCCTTAAATTCTCTCAGCCGCTGCAACTTCGTCCGGAACAGGGCAACATCAATAACCTTATCGAAGAGGCCCTCAACCAGGCCCTGCAGGATGCGGACAAGCCAAACGTGGTGATTAACAAAAATTTCGAGACGGCCAACGGCATTGGAATGTTCGACAGGAATCTGCTCGGCGAGGCTTTTGTCCAGGTATTCCGGAATGCGCTGGATTCGATGCCTTCGGGCGGAACCCTGAACATCTCGGCTGCAACTCGAACCGGCGAGACCTCCGCCGCCGGCGCCCAGGGAAATGGGTCCTCGGTGCCGACCGTCACGGAAATTTGTATTTCCGACTCCGGCTCCGGAATCGCACCGGAGGATATGGGCAACCTGTTCAAGCCGTTCTATTCCAAGAAGGTCAAAGGGATGGGCCTCGGCCTGGCGATATCCCGGAAGATCATTCAGGGTCATAAAGGCGACATAAGCGTCTTGAGCGAACCGAACCGAGGGACGACCGTGAAGGTAGTTTTACCACATGGAGCATAAGATGCATAAAATTCTTGTGGTCGATGACGAATTAAGCGTGCGCGAAGCGTTGCGCATCATCTTGAAGGACAACTTCGAGGTTATCCTGAAGGATTCCGCCGAAGCGGGACTCGAATACTTGAATTTCAATGAAGTGGATCTCGTGTTTCTCGATATCCTGATGCCGGGGATGTCGGGGCTCGAGGCGCTCAAGATCATCAAAACGCGGCCGCAGCCGCCGGAGGTAGTCATCGTTACGGCGACGCGTACCGTAAAGAACGCCGTCGAGGCGATGAAGCACGGCGCATTCGAATACGTAACCAAGCCCTTCGACGTCGATGAGATCAAGTTGATCGCCGAGCGCGGAATCGAAAATCATCACCTCGTCCTTGAGTGCTCATCGCTCAGGCAGCAGATGGAAAACGAGAAGGAGCGGTTTTACAAGGAGCTCGAGGGCAAGGTGCGCGAGCGGACGGCGGAGCTCGAGGAAGCCAACCGGAAACTGCGGGAGACACATGAGCAGCTGGTGCGGTCGGAAAAACTGGCGTCTCTCGGCGAGTTGGTCGCAGGGGTCGCCCACGAACTCAACAATAAGCTGCTGCCCGTCCTCGCGTACGCGCAACTGCTGAAAGAGCAGAAATTCCCCGACGGCATCCTGCGCTACGTCGATACCATTGAGCGTTCGGCCTCGGCCGCGGCCTCGGTCGTCAGTTCGCTGCTGAATTTCTCGCGTCCCTCAAGCGCCACCAGAAACCCGGTGGACCTGAACGCGACCATGCGGGAAACCCTTTCTTTGCTCGATTACAAGATCAAGGCCGGCCGCGTGCGCGTCAAAGTCGAGCTCGAGGAAAGGATTCCGCTTACCATGGCGGATGAAAAGCAGATCGCCCAGGTGTTCCTCAACATCATCAATAATGCGTTTCAGGCGATGGAGCCGAACGGAGGCGAACTGAACATTCGCTCCACGCGAAAAGGCGACAACATCTTCTTCACGTTCACCGATACCGGCTGCGGGATTTCCGAGGAACACATGCTGAAAATCTTCGACCCCTTCTTCTCAACGAAAGGCAGCGGAGGCACCGGCCTCGGCCTCAGCGTCTCGCACGGATTGATTAGCGCCCACAAGGGCGAGATCACCGTAAAAAGCAAAGTGGGCAAGGGGACCACGTTCACCATTCGACTTCCCATCACGAGAGTCATGGAAGAAAGCGCTGTCAAGGAGGAACCGATCCGCTATACTCCTCAGAGGACAAAGCCCCGCGTTCTCGTCGCGGAGGATGATCCCGATTGCATGCTGGCGATCACCGATATTCTGAAGGCCGAACATGAGGTTATTTCGGTGTGCAATGGCCAGGAGGCGGTGAAAAACCTGAAGAAGGAGAATTTCGACCTCCTGATTGTGGATTGCAGAATGCCGGGCTTGAACGGGGTGGAATTGTATCGGTGGCTCATCGAGAACAAGAGCGAGCTCCAGCGGCGCGTCATCTTCATGACCGGCGATATTTTCGTGCCCGAAATCAAGTCCTTCCTAGAGAAATCCGGCTGTCCGTACATCACGAAACCGTTCGTTATGGATGACTTCAAGCGAACGATTACCGCCGCTCTCACGGCGCCATAGGCGGAATGCGACCTGCACATATGATTGCAAACCTCGTCAGCAAGCGCCCGTGGTATATCCTCATGTTTTCCGTTCTTGTCACTCTTGTGCTCGCAGTCGGAATACCCCGCCTCAAAATGCGCCCTTTCTTCGAGGGAGATCTCCCGGCCACCGATCCCGTCCTCGTCGCCAACGAGCACTATAGCTCCATATTCGGCAAGGACGAGGTGGCTTATCTGGCGCTGGTGAGGGATGATTCCATTTATCACGCCGACACGCTCGAAAAAATCGCCGCAATTACAGAAGAATTGAATTCGCTCGATCATGTGCTGGCCGAGCAAACGCTCAGCCTGGCCACCGCACGGAAAGTGACCTGGCGCGATTGGGGGCTCGACGTGCGAAAACACCTGTCGCCGCCGCCCGAATCGTCCGATGACATCGAGCGCCTGCGCCAGGACGTGCGACACGATCCCGATATCTACGACCGGCTCGTTTCGAAGGACGAAAAGGCGACGCTCCTTATCATCAGGCTCCAGCCGGGCTATAACCAGCGGCAGTTGTATCGGTCGCTTCATGCAATCGCAGATGAGTATGCCGGACCCGAGCGGATTTATCCTTTCGGACACCAGGTTATGAATGAAGAGGCGAATCTGGGAATCCTCCACGATGCCCGCGTCCTCGGTCCTGCGGCGCTGCTGCTCATGGCGGTCGGCATCTCGATTTTCTTCCGGTCGCCCCGCCTGGCGATCGGACCGGTGCTGATGGTGACCATGAGCATCGTGTGGACGATCGGCTTCATGCATTACATCCGCTTCCCCATGTCGGTGCTCAGCTCTTCGATACCTGCAATGCTGATAGCGATCGGCAGTTCTTACATGATCCACGTGATTTACAGCTACATCGAGCAGTCATCGAAGGGAAACGCGGCGGAAGCGATGGCGCAGGGGATTCGAAAGGTGGGTCCGCCGATCCTGCTTGCAGCCGTAACCTCAATGGTCGGCTTCCTCACCTTGATCGTTTTCAAGATTCTCACCATACGCGAGTTTGGGGTCACGGTGGCGATCGGCGTGGGGTTTTGCGCGCTCCTCGCCCTCATGGTGCTGCCGTCGATTATTATCTTGCAGAAGAAGTCCGTTCCACCTCGATCCATTAAGAACATGGATGTTCTCGATAGATTTCTGGCGTGGATCGGGCACGTCGGGGTGAACCATCGATACCGGGTGGCGATCGCGGGGTTGGCGCTTTTGATAGTATCCGGCCTGGGCGTATCTCGCATCAAGATCGGATACGCTCCCGAGGAGATTTTCCCGGAGAATCACCCGGCGCGCACCGTCGTCTCCCTCTTCATCAACGAGTTCAACGGGCCGTACTCGATCAACGTGATGTTTTCGACTACCGAAGTCGACGGGCTGAAGTCGCCCGACGTTCTGCGGCGGATTGACGATTTTCAGGCGTTCGCCGAGAGCCTGTCGAAGGTCAAACATTCGACCTCGATCGTCAATATCGTGAAAAAGATGAACCGCATCCTCAACGAGGATGATCCTGCTCACGACAAGGTTCCTGAAAGCAGAGAAATGGTGGCGCAGTTGTTGCTGCTCCACTCGATGACACAGGACCCCGTGCAATTCGAGAACCTGGTGGACTACGATATTCAGCGCTGCAAAGTCGCAATTGCCACGACCGCCATCGACAGCATGCAGCTCGAAGCCATCTTTGATCGGCTTGCCGAATATTGCAGCACGCACTTCGGCGAAGATGTAACGGTCTCTTTCGGCGGACGCAGCCTGATCTGGATGGCGATGAACGATTACATCATCCGCGGCAAGATCATGAATATCATCATG
This genomic interval carries:
- a CDS encoding response regulator — protein: MEHKMHKILVVDDELSVREALRIILKDNFEVILKDSAEAGLEYLNFNEVDLVFLDILMPGMSGLEALKIIKTRPQPPEVVIVTATRTVKNAVEAMKHGAFEYVTKPFDVDEIKLIAERGIENHHLVLECSSLRQQMENEKERFYKELEGKVRERTAELEEANRKLRETHEQLVRSEKLASLGELVAGVAHELNNKLLPVLAYAQLLKEQKFPDGILRYVDTIERSASAAASVVSSLLNFSRPSSATRNPVDLNATMRETLSLLDYKIKAGRVRVKVELEERIPLTMADEKQIAQVFLNIINNAFQAMEPNGGELNIRSTRKGDNIFFTFTDTGCGISEEHMLKIFDPFFSTKGSGGTGLGLSVSHGLISAHKGEITVKSKVGKGTTFTIRLPITRVMEESAVKEEPIRYTPQRTKPRVLVAEDDPDCMLAITDILKAEHEVISVCNGQEAVKNLKKENFDLLIVDCRMPGLNGVELYRWLIENKSELQRRVIFMTGDIFVPEIKSFLEKSGCPYITKPFVMDDFKRTITAALTAP
- a CDS encoding beta-ketoacyl-[acyl-carrier-protein] synthase family protein, whose amino-acid sequence is MGPGNQGEGVGAVNRRCVVTGLGVVSSVGIGKEAFWDSLVHGRSGVSYITRFDTSKLPVHHGGEVKNFNPTDYMDELRAQMSGRYVHFAVAGTKLALEDAGIEPDMYDRSRMVMYGGSTAPAADSIESHLRIAITDDPFNAPPYALASIAMHSAIGEAAQTANVFDSSTTISTHCTSGLNAIGFGLDEIRKGRKDIVVAGATDCTLTYYAFISYILAGLLVPEEGVPPEKIMRPYDKNRRGGVMAEGAGFLVLEDLEHARARGAHIYGEIIGHGYKDKINLSKSTMLTMSSAIRAALANARVRPTDVDYVLANGNSTIVQDKMETRTLKEVFGEHAYRLPVSAIKSTIGIPNSAIGPMQVIAACLAFESNLIPPTINYETPDPECDLDYVPNHARFNRVNMAVVNNYGMDGACAAVLVKRYGNGEAVSFGGRDGACKSDGDS
- a CDS encoding PAS domain-containing protein, producing MDPKPISILVTALFIFILGTYVFAKNSKKIINISFLGLAYSCGLWALALFTISIETRYEVLKFAGHMAFATGALLTCNFLLFAYVFPDKRDEFPPLRTLLIICAPGALMALLSFTPFIMKDIAYEGEKVRPVYGAGIYILMLYHVACAFIGFFLLARKFLKTKVRFERVQLKYTFWGTLLSAIGIVTFALLLPIAGVSQYSGPLSAVFIVIASASLSYAIVRHRLMDLGVVFRNVLIYIGTVAALGAVMGLVTLFTPVLRLQLEAVAFLSVLAASLLVYPVRNGIETLVDRFFFHGRYNYQAALTEFSHSMTKILDLEDLQNRIVHEVASILQVKSATILLHETGEKKYTVRAAIPIELADAHHEIGADSLIIRQMMQDHTLLVKEEMKRSLPVSRFQPIESEFDQIHAEVIIPLFYREDLLGLLTLGEKISSDIYSVEDINLLVTLGNQAAVALENALLHHTVIMLKNHNDNILKYMSSGVVAIDKNRMINTCNDKAREILRLPQDGVIHGKIDLLPSPLREMLSDTLAGKNRYSNQEVQILSPKGSICYLSASTSLIKEEKGVVTGALLVVNDLTEIRILEGEMWRADKLASLGTLAAGMAHEIKNPLVSIKTFAQLLPTRFEDTEFREKFSSITVDEVERINSLVEKLLEFARPTAPLFETADIIDLIEEVLLLLSNETSKVGVTVVRNFDVDSAPIVCDKSQFKQALLNLCLNALQAIEASRNNSHKELRVSVSLRKSRYSGGTSRDQVSEMFYGLDIPATIDDAQTVVIKVRDSGQGISRKNLGRIFDPFFTTKEKGLGLGLAVVHGIIKEHSGSITVDSKENVGTEFTISLPVTQIFAKERA
- a CDS encoding response regulator yields the protein MDVVVIASNENSIQESLRMLLGERYMVLVARSLPQLINIVNDHPVDVVILDEFLGAENCAWAFDQLRSVSPEITCIVLALQTISEAASELRAKGAYDIVSKPFDREVLLTVISRAVERSRLMARLAAAKQPVRTTEPLPFDAVEPSSERKEMLDSLRRFLRAVTDVLAPERLHALVLDAVVEMFSLNKAVLLLWNEEKQRMVMKAAVGLQVTGLEGYEAPWKSLMQWLHRHDQILNLDDPAREAEPGEMLEVRKEMALLQGRLCVPLTAKGKMSGVLVLGRKITGKRLSDVEIEFLYLLSQQIAAIIENARHHRAVLVQKERYKDILQGVTSGLIATDAAGRLLLLNKAAEQILKVKAADVTGHDVQRIGSMFADIVNRTLREGKSFCRHEVTDPATKALLGISTSVLTDDAGKPVGAVALFTDLSTVKSHAGMDVDEAWQRCALCMAQEIKNPLVAIRTFTQLFPQNYADEKFRTEFAQIALKEIDKLDAVVEKLLKFSQPLQLRPEQGNINNLIEEALNQALQDADKPNVVINKNFETANGIGMFDRNLLGEAFVQVFRNALDSMPSGGTLNISAATRTGETSAAGAQGNGSSVPTVTEICISDSGSGIAPEDMGNLFKPFYSKKVKGMGLGLAISRKIIQGHKGDISVLSEPNRGTTVKVVLPHGA
- a CDS encoding MBL fold metallo-hydrolase, with translation MFKQDLFASTSAGRNMIEIADRIYFIESENRGRYPNSHSLFVDDDLGMVIDPACREELMLELAASHKTSIILNTHYHEDHRIYNYCFTRAQLYTHELDARGYGSIEDFMQDFSVVNSDTLKNFWRDFLLDNCKYRPYTVAQTFSDGFQIDLGHTVVKTIHTPGHSAGHSCFYFPKEQVLYLGDIDLTSFGPWYASRNSDIDAWLTSIERVRRLKPKIVVTSHGDGLVTENLDARIQTYANTIHQRDNRILEFLQRPRTKEEILDLEIVYRRNHKSPDSFFYWDDRMMIEMHIFRLERQGRLKRLDRNYVIG
- a CDS encoding cell division protein ZapA encodes the protein MNRPAAVTVTVLGTELSFRTEDPEYIKQLAAFVENEIRTVVDSGKISSQTKAVILAAFTMADELFRLRKEKEQVSKRIESMLEMASNMHWETPAAPPHPATEI